The nucleotide sequence GTCTGCCAGCATGGCATAGTCAAGCTGGTTGGGACCTGGCAGAGTGTAGATGTAACCATAGGACATGATGGATGGAACTCTGGCAGCAGGGTGATAGAAATCGCCACCATCCTGAGATTGCAGAGGAATATATTCACCATAGACCTGTCTGGAATAGTCTCCCCGGAAGGTGGCAGTTGCCGGGTTGCTCCGGTCCTGTTTGAGGTAACCAGTCCAGTTCAAGCCCAACAACCCCAGAACGTGTCCAATTTCGTGGGATACCACCTGGTACAGAACACTATCAGGCTGATTGGCAAATACAGTAGGACTGATAGCAATCTGTCCGACCCGTGGCATTACTCCATAGAATGCAGGCGAGCTGATCCAACCGCCAAATTCATAATCTGGACCACCCAGGGCAGGCTCCGTTCCGCTCGCGTCCTGGTAGAGATTGACAAAAACGAGTAAATCATCAACGTACCGTTTGCTGATAAAGCTATAGGGTCTACCCTGGGAGGTTTCCAGCCTGCGGAGAGTGCTGTTGAGTTGAAAATCAGCCCACTCATTCGCGATCGCAACCGCCCAGTCATCCGCTGCCTGTCGGGCGATCGCCTGTCGGGCTGGTGTCCAGAAACCCAGGTAATCGTTACGGAAGTCTAAATCGATATTGAATCGAGTCGGATCGGGAGCATAGGTGTTAAAAGCAGCTCCCAGATCATAGGCTGCACTGCCGCTCAACCCTCCAGCCAGCGTATAGGCAACCGTATTCCCCATCAACCGATCCTGACTGGAGCCATCTACCTCCGCAATGAATGAAACAGTCCGGGGCACAAACCAGTCATCAGGTGTAAAGGTAATTGAATTCTGAGTTCCATTCCGGATGTCACCATCCGCATCAACCACCACGAATGCACCCGTCGAAAATGCCAGCCTGACCGGGCTGGAGGGTGCCTGGGTCAGGCGAAGCTGAAACTGTCCGCGATCTCCTTCCCACCCACTAAAATTGAGGTTGTTGACTGTAACCGGGCTGACGGGCGATCGGGTTTCCTGAAAGGTAATCTGCCAGTTTGCACCGAGCTGATTGGGCAACAGGTCAACACGGTCAAACTCAAGCCCATTCATCAGCCAGGCACCGACCAGCCCTGAAATTGAGTTTTGCCACAGAATATCAACCCTGCCATTTCGATTGAAATCACCGACGCCTCGAATTTCCCAATTCAGGTCAGAGACTGGCATCAGGTAATGGGTGCTGCTCACCGCCAACCCATTCATCAACCAGACCAGGTTCTCTCCAGAGAGATAGTTTCGCCAGAGAATGTCAACATTGCCGTCCTGGGTTAAATCACCAATAGCCTCGACTCTCAGGTTGACACCGGGTACGTCTGGTAAAAATACGCTGGATACCAGTGCTGTACCATTCATTGTCCAGATGGCATTCTGCCCGGTTGCATAATTACGCCACAGAATATCTACCCTGCCATCCCTTGTAAAATCAGCAACACCCTGAGCCTGCCAGTTTGTATCCCTTAAAGGAGAGAGAAATTCTACTGAAACCAGGCGTGTTCCATCCATTACCCAGATAGCATTGTCGCCCGTCGTATAGTTACGCCAGAGGATGTCTGCCCTATTGTCCCCGGTAAAGTCGCCAACTCCCTGAATTCGCCAGTTCAGGCTCGTTTCGTTCGCCAGGGTCACAGCCGACGACAGGGTCGTGCCATTCATCAGCCAGAGCACGACCTGACCTGACACAGAATTACGCCACAGTAAATCTTCATGGCCATCTCCATTGAAGTCTGCTCGCAGACTGGAAGAATGAGGAAAGCTTGAAGCGGCAGGAATTGGGGCATCCAGCAAATCAGACGACTCCAGCGTTGAGACGAATGCCAGGGACGTTGAAGAGCTGGATAGCAATCCTGTGTTTAAGGAACTCTGCTGGTATGGATTAACACCATCGCCAGGGTTGGTGTAATCAGTAAGCATAGGATCTCAGGAGCGTATATTCTACTACCCTATAACCTTTTTCTGAGTTTCCGATGAAAAGAAACAATGTTTGCTGGATAACCGGGATTTGTTAAATTCTTCATGAAGATGGGGGAGAAAATACGGATGAGGATTCATGGGAACGAAAAGCTGAGATTGGGCAATCATAGCAATTCTTGTGCAAACCCATTCTGGTTCACCCATTCTGGTTCACCCATTCTGGTTTAAACCTCTAACCTGCTGGCTACAGGCTGTGTCAATGACTTCGCTCAGCCAGCTTTGCCCTGAGCGAAGTCAAGGGGCACTATTCCGACGGGTAAGGTCTTTTCTAGGAATCACTTAAGTAGTCAGGATGTACCGGGTCAAAATGCTCATCACTTCACCGGGCGTTGGACCAGGCATCAGAGGACTCCATTCTCTAACTTCAGCAAAGCGTAGCCGATAAAGAGTCTGGATAGTACCCGTAACGCCCTGGCGAGAGCCAATGACCAGAATGCGCAGGGATTCTCGCTCTGGGGGTGGCTCAACAGGGGCTTTCTCTGGTGCAGAGGCAGGCGTTTCACTGGCATAGATCAGAAAGTTCTTAGGCATAGGAATCTTTCAATAACGATAATGACATATTAACCGTTAAAGTGTATTTTGTCAAAATCATGATGGGATTGGGCGACCTGTTCCCTTATTCCTCTTCGTACTGAAAGGCGGCTTTCTCCGCAACCAGGGTTAGATAGTTGGATGTGGCGCGGGTCGGGTTGTAAATTCCCTTTTCCCATTCGCTTACCGTTTGCTGGCGCACTCCCAGTTCTCTGGCCAGCTCAGTTTGGGTCATGCCCATATGCTGCCGTAACGCCCGAATCAGTTCTCCATTCCACTGCACCGTGCCATCAATCCGCTGCACCTTATAGACCGGAGGCGGTTTGCTAAAAGTCACCTGTTTTGCGTTCAGGTCGATCGCCTGAACGGTATAGTCAGCATCTATCCAGGCGGATGCCTGTAGTCCGCCTTTTTTGCGATTGCTCCACCATCCCCGCCGCTTGTGGGCGGAGTCTGGCAGCGGTTCCCCAATCAGCGTTTCAATTTCTGCAAACGTCAGGGTAACCTGGGGGCGATCGCATCGCTGCAAATACTCCAACAAAGGTTGGTATTTACTTTCGCCTTTTATAGACATTTCACACGATGACGTGTACAGCTTTCTAATTAGTCATTGGCAATTTATAGCGTTAATCGCACTGAAGTAAGGGATTAAAGATCTCCAACTTCTTCGAGAAGTTGGAGATCTGAACAAACGCATTTGGCTTAATTCAGTGACATTCGACTAAACCTCTGAGGTTTTGGTCACAAGGCATAAGACCTAGCCTAACAGGTCAGTCAGGCGATCGATGTTTTTCCGTACCGAGTTGGCAGATGCATGGAGT is from Leptothermofonsia sichuanensis E412 and encodes:
- a CDS encoding helix-turn-helix domain-containing protein, which gives rise to MLEYLQRCDRPQVTLTFAEIETLIGEPLPDSAHKRRGWWSNRKKGGLQASAWIDADYTVQAIDLNAKQVTFSKPPPVYKVQRIDGTVQWNGELIRALRQHMGMTQTELARELGVRQQTVSEWEKGIYNPTRATSNYLTLVAEKAAFQYEEE
- a CDS encoding FG-GAP-like repeat-containing protein; amino-acid sequence: MLTDYTNPGDGVNPYQQSSLNTGLLSSSSTSLAFVSTLESSDLLDAPIPAASSFPHSSSLRADFNGDGHEDLLWRNSVSGQVVLWLMNGTTLSSAVTLANETSLNWRIQGVGDFTGDNRADILWRNYTTGDNAIWVMDGTRLVSVEFLSPLRDTNWQAQGVADFTRDGRVDILWRNYATGQNAIWTMNGTALVSSVFLPDVPGVNLRVEAIGDLTQDGNVDILWRNYLSGENLVWLMNGLAVSSTHYLMPVSDLNWEIRGVGDFNRNGRVDILWQNSISGLVGAWLMNGLEFDRVDLLPNQLGANWQITFQETRSPVSPVTVNNLNFSGWEGDRGQFQLRLTQAPSSPVRLAFSTGAFVVVDADGDIRNGTQNSITFTPDDWFVPRTVSFIAEVDGSSQDRLMGNTVAYTLAGGLSGSAAYDLGAAFNTYAPDPTRFNIDLDFRNDYLGFWTPARQAIARQAADDWAVAIANEWADFQLNSTLRRLETSQGRPYSFISKRYVDDLLVFVNLYQDASGTEPALGGPDYEFGGWISSPAFYGVMPRVGQIAISPTVFANQPDSVLYQVVSHEIGHVLGLLGLNWTGYLKQDRSNPATATFRGDYSRQVYGEYIPLQSQDGGDFYHPAARVPSIMSYGYIYTLPGPNQLDYAMLADSGYRIYGINA